The proteins below come from a single Brevundimonas sp. LM2 genomic window:
- a CDS encoding accessory factor UbiK family protein, translating into MQTRNPFLDEFAKLSTSAMGLAQAAGDEAKAAFRAQSDRLAAEMDLVRRDEFDILKAQITALRAEVAELQKAAAAKVAAPDTGTSTDGTRLPDAAG; encoded by the coding sequence ATGCAGACCCGCAACCCCTTCCTCGACGAGTTCGCCAAGCTCTCGACCAGCGCCATGGGCCTGGCCCAGGCGGCCGGCGACGAGGCCAAGGCCGCCTTCCGCGCCCAATCCGATCGTCTGGCCGCCGAAATGGATCTGGTCCGTCGCGACGAGTTCGACATCCTGAAGGCCCAGATCACGGCCCTGCGCGCCGAGGTGGCCGAGCTTCAGAAGGCTGCTGCGGCCAAGGTTGCAGCGCCGGATACGGGAACCTCCACAGATGGAACTCGTCTT